In Gymnogyps californianus isolate 813 chromosome 1, ASM1813914v2, whole genome shotgun sequence, the following are encoded in one genomic region:
- the EEF1AKMT1 gene encoding EEF1A lysine methyltransferase 1, giving the protein MDDDDDDIPQLSSHTLAALQEFYLEQQQREGMKTSQGFNQYSIGSIEEDWQLSQFWYSDETASCLANEAVVAAGKGGRIACVSAPSVYQKLKEQDGKDFSVCILEYDRRFSVYGEEFIFYDYNYPLNLPENLLPHSFDIVIADPPYLSEECLQKTAETIKYLTKGKILLCTGEIMEEQAAKHLGVKICKFIPKHSRNLANEFRCYVNYASGLD; this is encoded by the exons atggatgatgatgatgatgacatTCCCCAGCTTTCATCCCATACGTTGGCTGCCCTCCAGGAGTTCTATttggaacagcagcagagagagggcaTGAAGACCTCCCAGGGGTTTAATCAATATTCCATTGGCTCAATAGAAGAAGACTGG CAACTGAGCCAGTTTTGGTACAGCGATGAAACCGCATCATGCCTGGCTAATGAAGCAGTTGTGGCAGCTGGAAAAGGTGGCAG GATAGCATGTGTTAGTGCACCGAGTGTGTACcagaaactgaaagaacaagatggtaaagatttttcagtgtgtATACTGGAGTACGACAGAAGGTTTTCTGTATATGGAGAAGAATTTATCTTCTATGATTACAACTACCCTTTGAACTTACCTGAAAATCTCCTGCCACACAGTTTTGACATCGTAATAGCAGATCCACCCTATCTGTCTGAGGAATGTCTTCAAAAAACTGCAGAGACCATCAAATActtaacaaaaggaaagattctgctttgcacag gTGAAATCATGGAGGAACAGGCAGCAAAGCATCTTGGTGTGAAGATATGCAAGTTTATTCCAAAACACTCGCGAAATTTAGCCAATGAATTTCGATGTTACGTGAACTATGCTTCTGGACTGGACTGA